In Pseudothermotoga hypogea DSM 11164 = NBRC 106472, the following are encoded in one genomic region:
- the cheY gene encoding chemotaxis protein CheY, giving the protein MAKRVLIVDDAAFMRMLLKDIITKAGYEVAGEAANGVEAVEKYKELKPDVVTMDITMPEMDGITAIKKIREIDPNAKIIVCSAMGQQAMVIEAIQAGAKDFIVKPFQHSRVIEALQKLS; this is encoded by the coding sequence ATGGCGAAGAGAGTGCTCATAGTGGATGACGCCGCTTTCATGCGGATGCTCCTGAAAGACATAATCACGAAGGCCGGATACGAGGTGGCGGGGGAAGCGGCGAACGGTGTCGAGGCCGTGGAAAAGTACAAGGAATTGAAGCCAGACGTGGTCACGATGGACATAACGATGCCCGAGATGGACGGTATCACGGCGATCAAGAAGATCAGAGAGATCGATCCAAACGCCAAGATCATCGTGTGCAGTGCGATGGGTCAGCAAGCCATGGTGATCGAAGCGATACAAGCGGGTGCAAAGGACTTCATCGTGAAACCTTTCCAGCACAGCAGGGTGATCGAGGCTCTACAGAAATTGAGCTGA
- a CDS encoding flagellar biosynthetic protein FliO: MRSISKLIVQFLLALGILIGLLYVMYIFVRKRVPFVASRDVQVLQRHYIDRNTSIVLVKVLDEYYYLLLSHSSSSVLKKLSEQEVAHLEVREPFSKILFKRLSKMRGQDKEEKE; the protein is encoded by the coding sequence GTGAGAAGCATAAGCAAGTTGATAGTGCAGTTTCTCCTCGCCCTTGGCATTCTGATAGGTTTGCTGTATGTGATGTACATCTTTGTGAGAAAGCGTGTTCCTTTCGTCGCCTCAAGGGATGTACAGGTGCTTCAGAGGCACTACATAGATAGGAACACTTCTATAGTCTTGGTCAAGGTCCTTGATGAATATTATTATCTGCTCCTTTCACATTCCAGCTCCAGTGTCTTGAAGAAGCTCTCAGAGCAAGAGGTAGCTCACTTGGAAGTCAGGGAACCTTTTTCGAAGATCCTTTTCAAGAGGCTCTCCAAGATGCGAGGTCAGGATAAGGAAGAGAAAGAATGA